AGGTTCGTGGCCATCGTGCGAATCCTACTCGCCCTAGCTAGACTTCGCAGATGAGAGATCCTTCGCCCCCGGCCGCGATCGAGATCCCCGAACGGTTCAATCTGGCGGACTGGCTGCTCGACGAGAGGTTGCGCGAGGGCAGGGGCGGCGAAGTCGCGCTGCGGCTCGCGGATCGTGACCTCACTTACGACGCGGTCGCCGCACTTTCGCGGCGCTACGCGAATGTCCTTGCGGGCCTGGGTTTGCGCGCCGAGGAGCGCGTCTTCCTCATGCTGCCCGACGGGCCGGATTTCGTCGGCGCCCTGTTCGGCGCGCTGCGCGCCGGCGGAGTCGTGGTGATGCTCAATCCCGAGCTCCACGCCGATGCGATCGCTGCGCTCGTCGACTACCTCCGGCCGCGTTTCTCGGTCATCGACGGCCGGCTGGCGCACACCTGGGCCGAGGCGCTCGGAATGAGCCAGGAACGGACGCAGCTCCTCACGGTCGGCGACCGCGCCCCCGGCTGCCCGGCGTTCGAAGAGCTCTCCCGCACCGTCGCCGACGACTTTCCCACGGTCCGGACTCACCGCGACGATCCGGCGGTGATGCTCTTCTCCGGCGGCACCACCGGACGCCCGAAAGCGGTCGTGCAGAGCCACCGCTCGTACGCCTTCACCACACAGGCCTATGGACAGCGGATTTTGGGCCTCACCGCAAGCGACACCACGCTCTCCGTCCCGAAGCTCTTTTTCGGCTATGCGCTGGGATCGAACCTGTTCTTCCCCTTCTCCGTCGGCGCCTCCGCCTGCCTGTTTCCGGAGAAGGCGACCGCCGAGAGCGTCTTCGCGGCGATCGCGCGCCACCGCCCGTCCGTGCTCGTCACCGTCCCGACGATGATCCAGCAGATGGTGAGTCACCCCGGAGCAGGAGCGCAGAACCTCGCGTGCCTGAGACTCGCGACCTCCGCTGGCGAAGCCCTCGCAGTGACGCTGCGCGAGCGCTGGGACGAGACTTTCGGCGTCGAGCTCCTCGACGGTCTCGGTACGGCCGAGCAGTGGCACATCTTCATCTCGCACCGGCCCGGCCGTGTCCGGCCGGGGACGCTCGGAGAGGCGGTACCCGGCTTCGAGGTGCGGGTGAAGGACGACGCCGGCCAGGATCTCGCCGACGGCGAGATCGGGCCGCTCTGGGTGCGCGGCGGAGCGCGAGCCTGGGGCTACTTTCGCGAGCTGGACAAGACCCAGGACACGTTTCGCGGCGAGTGGGTCGTCCCCGGCGACCTCGTGTCGCGCGACGCGGATGGCTTCTTCACCTATCAGGGGCGCGGCGATGACGTCTTCAAGGTCGCCGGCAGGTGGTTCTCCCCCGCCGAGGTCGAGGGCACGCTGCTCCGCCACCCGCAGGTCGCCGAATGTGCCGTGGTCGGAATCGTCGACGGGAACGGCCTGCTCAAGCCGCACGCCTGGGTGATCCCCAGACGGGCCGCTCCCGGTCTCGCGCAGGAGCTCTCGGATTTCGTGGCGCGGGAGCTCCTGCCCTTCAAGGCGCCACGAATCGTCCATCTCGTCGAAGAGCTTCCCCGGACCCACCTGGGCAAGATCGATCGCGGCGCCCTCAAGCGCCCGCCGTCCACCGAAGGGGCGAACCGATGACCGCACGACGCAAAGTCGCAGCGCAGTCCACGGCTTCATGCCTCGCCGAGCTCCTCCGGATCCGGGCCGAGTTCGGATCGGACTGGCCGGCGCGCAAGCGCGCGCTGCTCACTCGACTCGAGCGCGCCCGGCTCGGTTCGGCACGGGCGGTCGGGCAACTCCACGATCTGCTGCTCTTTCTGCGGGCCTACCCCGATGATGCAGCACTTCTTGCTCACGTGGAGCGCATGCTCGAGGGCTTCGAACGGCGCTCCGACTTCCGCGCGTTCCGTGCCCGGCTCGCCGACAGCGGGATCGCCGGGACGACGATCCACTTCCCGTTCTTCGCCGAGACCGCCTGGCGCCTCGCCGGCCGATTCCCAGCTCACCTCGCGATCGACTGGGACTCGATTTCCGAACCCGAGAGACTCGAGCGCTGGCTGCCGTTCGTCGCGCACCCGGCGGAGGCTCCCGGGCTCGACGAGATCGCCTGGTCGCCGGGCGAGTGGCTCGACCGGATGCGGGGCCGGGAAGCCGTCCAGCCATCGCCACCGCAGGCCGACGGGGCGTTCTTCCTCCAGCGCCTGCGGACAGCGATTCCCGACCCGCAGCTCTTCGAGCGCGTCGTCGACGACCTCGGCCTGTTCTACCGGCTCACACCCTCCGCGACGACGCCTGCCCGCACCCGCGAGCGGCTCCGCGGAGCGCCGGCTCACTTCCATTCCGCTCCGCTCCTGCGGGGACGCCCGGACCTCGTGAAGGCGCTGCGGCGTGGCGGACTGCGCCCGCTGGCGGTCGAAGAGCTCTCCGGCCGTCGCGCCGAGCAGGCGCTCGAGCTGGCGCGCGATGCCATGGTCACCCGCGGTCGCGATCTCGACGCCTTCGCCTACGGCAGCGCCGAGGACGTGCGGCTGGTGACCTGGGAGGACGGCCTGCAGTTCGCGGTCATCGGTGTCCGTCCGGAGCGCCGCCTGCTGCTCGAGGCGGTCTACGCCTTCCTGACGCTCAAGAACGGCGTGCCGGCCGGTTACGTTCTGAACAGCGCTCTCTTCGGCTCGGCGGAGATCGCGTTCAACGTCTTCGAGGCGTTTCGCGGCATCGCGGCCGCCCAGGTCTATGCCCGGGTGCTGGCGACCGTCCAGTTGGTCTTCTCTGCCTCCGCCTTCACCATCTTCCCGTACCAGCTGGGCGACGGCAATGACGAAGCGCTCGACTCCGGCGCCTGGTGGTTCTACCAGAAGCTCGGATTCCGGCCGCGGGCGCCCAGGGCCGTCGCGCTCATGCAGCGCGAGCTCGCGCGCCAGCGCCGGGACCCGGCGAGCCGCTCGACGCGCTCGACGCTGGCCGCCCTCTCGCGGGAGAACCTCTTTCTCCATCTCGGCAAGGAACGCCGCGATGTCATCGGCGAAGTGCCGCTGCCCTGGGTCGGCGTCGCAGCCACCGATCTTCTCGCCCGCCGATTCGCTGCGGCGGACGGACCCGGCGATCGCGGCGACGAGGCTTGTGCGGCCGAAGCGCGCGCGCGGCTGGGCCTGCGCAGTCTCGCGGGCTGGAGCGCCGGAGAGCGCGCCGCCTTCCACCGCTGGGCGCCGGTCCTCCTCCTGCTCCCCGGCCTCGAGCGCTGGAGCCCTGCCGAGCGGTCAGCGCTGGCTGCCGTCGTCCGCGCCAAGGGAGGGGCCAGGGAGTCGGAGTTCGTGCAGCGCTTCGATGCTCACCCGAAGCTGCCCCGCGCCCTCGCGAGACTGGCGCGCGACTGCGAAGGCGCCTGAGGGCGCCGAACGCGGCTCGCCCGGGAGTCCCCGGGGACGGCACCTATTCGATCGCGCGCGGCGTGGATTGGACCCGGACCACGCCGATGATCCCGGCGAGGGTCAGCAAGGAGCCCAGCGCCTGATTCCAGCCGAACGGTTCGTCGAGAAAGAGCGCTCCGAGGGCGAAGGCGATGAGCACGGTCAACTGCGCCATCGCCCCCGACTGGACGTTGGTGACCCAGCGGTAGGCGTAGGTCATGAGGAGCTGGGCGGCGATCGACGTCGCTCCGACCGCGGCGAGGAGCAGCCATTCGCGGGCATTCGGGGTGCGCCAGTGGAGGATTCCCAGCGGCGCCGTCGTCAGCAGGCCGAAGAGGGTGAAGCTGCCGTAGATCGCCCACGAGCTCTCGGTCCGGCGAGCGGCGCGGATCGCCGCCACCGCTGCACCGGAGAGTACCGCCGAGGCCAGCCCGGCCGCTTCCCAACGTCCGAAGCGCGCGAACAGGCCGCCGTCCGCGAGACCGCCGGTGACCAGAGCCACGCCGAGGAAGGCAACCGCAGCCGGCAGCAGCACCCAACGCCGCACGCCCTCGCCCAGGAAGAGCGCCGCGAACAGCACGCTGAAGATCGGCGACGAGTAGTTGAGCAGCGTCGCCGTGCCGACCGGGACATGGGCAATGGCGAGGAAATAGAGCAG
This portion of the Thermoanaerobaculia bacterium genome encodes:
- a CDS encoding benzoate-CoA ligase family protein, with the protein product MRDPSPPAAIEIPERFNLADWLLDERLREGRGGEVALRLADRDLTYDAVAALSRRYANVLAGLGLRAEERVFLMLPDGPDFVGALFGALRAGGVVVMLNPELHADAIAALVDYLRPRFSVIDGRLAHTWAEALGMSQERTQLLTVGDRAPGCPAFEELSRTVADDFPTVRTHRDDPAVMLFSGGTTGRPKAVVQSHRSYAFTTQAYGQRILGLTASDTTLSVPKLFFGYALGSNLFFPFSVGASACLFPEKATAESVFAAIARHRPSVLVTVPTMIQQMVSHPGAGAQNLACLRLATSAGEALAVTLRERWDETFGVELLDGLGTAEQWHIFISHRPGRVRPGTLGEAVPGFEVRVKDDAGQDLADGEIGPLWVRGGARAWGYFRELDKTQDTFRGEWVVPGDLVSRDADGFFTYQGRGDDVFKVAGRWFSPAEVEGTLLRHPQVAECAVVGIVDGNGLLKPHAWVIPRRAAPGLAQELSDFVARELLPFKAPRIVHLVEELPRTHLGKIDRGALKRPPSTEGANR
- a CDS encoding DMT family transporter — its product is MSFALMAVAAKLVSKTISGGEVAFIRFALMLLPLLLVPRLARRALAYDRLDLLVYRGVFGGSAVLLYFLAIAHVPVGTATLLNYSSPIFSVLFAALFLGEGVRRWVLLPAAVAFLGVALVTGGLADGGLFARFGRWEAAGLASAVLSGAAVAAIRAARRTESSWAIYGSFTLFGLLTTAPLGILHWRTPNAREWLLLAAVGATSIAAQLLMTYAYRWVTNVQSGAMAQLTVLIAFALGALFLDEPFGWNQALGSLLTLAGIIGVVRVQSTPRAIE